A window of Rhododendron vialii isolate Sample 1 chromosome 11a, ASM3025357v1 contains these coding sequences:
- the LOC131306420 gene encoding uncharacterized protein LOC131306420 isoform X1, whose translation MDGRNSHNTGGGNRPHLSSGNRPYSGDGNNFYSGGGNRSNPDGGNRTYTGGGSNSSGGGYNSYSSGGNNSNRKVKYHCDHCDKDGHSTERCYKIIGYPPKRSEFSNLSTKSVNKTSPAVVTQEQYDKLLAMLSSGNIHHNSNLAGPINEEDDWTGEYP comes from the exons ATGGATGGTCGAAATAGCCATAATACAGGTGGAGGAAATCGTCCACATCTAAGTAGTGGAAATCGACCATATTCTGGTGACGGAAATAACTTCTATTCTGGTGGTGGAAATCGCTCAAATCCCGATGGTGGAAATCGCACATATACTGGTGGTGGAAGCAATTCATCCGGCGGCGGATATAACTCATATTCCAGTGGTGGAAATAATTCTAACCGCAAGGTTAAATATCATTGCGACCATTGTGACAAGGATGGTCACTCCACGGAGCGTTGCTATAAAATCATTGGGTATCCTCCAAAGCGTTCAGAGTTCTCTAATCTTTCCACTAAATCTGTGAACAAAACGAGTCCTGCTGTTGTAACTCAAGAGCAATATGACAAGTTATTAGCGATGCTCTCCTCAGGTAATATCCACCACAATTCCAACTTAGCAG GACCTATCAACGAGGAGGACGATTGGACGGGGGAATATCCATGA
- the LOC131306420 gene encoding uncharacterized protein LOC131306420 isoform X2, with protein sequence MDGRNSHNTGGGNRPHLSSGNRPYSGDGNNFYSGGGNRSNPDGGNRTYTGGGSNSSGGGYNSYSSGGNNSNRKVKYHCDHCDKDGHSTERCYKIIGYPPKRSEFSNLSTKSVNKTSPAVVTQEQYDKLLAMLSSGPINEEDDWTGEYP encoded by the exons ATGGATGGTCGAAATAGCCATAATACAGGTGGAGGAAATCGTCCACATCTAAGTAGTGGAAATCGACCATATTCTGGTGACGGAAATAACTTCTATTCTGGTGGTGGAAATCGCTCAAATCCCGATGGTGGAAATCGCACATATACTGGTGGTGGAAGCAATTCATCCGGCGGCGGATATAACTCATATTCCAGTGGTGGAAATAATTCTAACCGCAAGGTTAAATATCATTGCGACCATTGTGACAAGGATGGTCACTCCACGGAGCGTTGCTATAAAATCATTGGGTATCCTCCAAAGCGTTCAGAGTTCTCTAATCTTTCCACTAAATCTGTGAACAAAACGAGTCCTGCTGTTGTAACTCAAGAGCAATATGACAAGTTATTAGCGATGCTCTCCTCAG GACCTATCAACGAGGAGGACGATTGGACGGGGGAATATCCATGA